A DNA window from Zingiber officinale cultivar Zhangliang chromosome 3A, Zo_v1.1, whole genome shotgun sequence contains the following coding sequences:
- the LOC122051959 gene encoding AT-rich interactive domain-containing protein 2-like encodes MDRSSMASTSPRRLHSVAEILKLLHSVGHCSDLDLSNLDSTGSDSLGCQFDRILSSFLKNICKNGQIRSLPATLLDGSPIDLFKLYSMVQREGGYGAVSKECKWKSVAEAMGLDPCMEMSLKLVFLNYLLELWLQISENKMENREPKRHKNAGTSFVSSSSCKTINYKMVGEPMPPLNTNKDQFSTTLVDAKSNAKDVVTLGGFVANGGSNHKKRKKQPLAPMLNWLRKVATNPFHPSLANTLTSNTSKNNSSEVGKLYAQALLAAQARSFRRRSSRSSPNLLPLQVGSTEQSKAARSNEKLQSERWLSRDLQRAKIPIGAKFQAVIPDWIGRPPIGRGRQNTCQCERPQSAECVRCHIAEKRQQLKCELGRAFHDWGFESMGEEVAFSWTEEEEKKFRDIVFKNQPSLNKNFWEELNLNFPYKTKKSLVSYYFNVFLLGWRRYQNYVTPKNIDSDDEVTEFDFTSHSFQNHSASEWAMDIDEDDGQMLH; translated from the exons ATGGACAGAAGTTCCATGGCCTCTACCTCGCCTAGACGCCTCCACTCCGTAGCCGAGATCCTCAAGCTGCTCCATAGTGTTGGCCACTGCTCCGACCTCGACCTCTCCAACCTGGACTCGACCGGCAGTGACAGTCTTGGATGCCAGTTCGATCGGATCCTTTCTTCCTTCCTCAAGAATATCTGCAAGAATGGTCAGATCCGGTCACTGCCTGCCACGCTTCTCGACGGGAGTCCCATCGATCTATTCAAGCTCTACTCCATGGTGCAAAGGGAAGGTGGCTATGGTGCGGTGTCAAAGGAGTGCAAATGGAAATCAGTAGCAGAGGCAATGGGATTGGATCCGTGTATGGAGATGTCGTTGAAATTGGTCTTCCTTAATTACCTGCTGGAACTGTGGCTTCAAATATCAGAGAACAAAATGGAAAATCGTGAACCAAAGCGACACAAGAATGCTGGCACTTCTTTTGTCAGCTCAAGTTCTTGTAAAACTATAAACTATAAGATGGTTGGTGAGCCCATGCCACCTTTAAATACAAATAAAGACCAATTCTCGACAACACTTGTTGATGCTAAGAGCAATGCCAAGGATGTTGTAACCTTGGGAGGATTCGTTGCTAATGGAGGAAGTAACCataagaagaggaagaaacaaCCTCTGGCTCCAATGCTTAATTGGCTAAGGAAAGTAGCAACAAATCCATTTCATCCTTCTTTGGCAAACACCTTGACATCAAACACGAGCAAAAACAATTCATCTGAAGTTGGGAAGCTCTATGCTCAAGCACTTTTAGCTGCCCAAGCGAGGTCTTTCCGAAGAAGAAGTAGTAGATCAAGTCCAAATTTGTTGCCTTTGCAG GTTGGTAGCACTGAACAGAGTAAAGCAGCCAGAAGCAATGAGAAGCTTCAGTCTGAAAGGTGGCTTTCTAGAGATCTGCAAAGAGCTAAGATACCTATTGGTGCAAAATTTCAAGCAGTAATCCCAGATTGGATAGGCAGACCTCCTATTGGAAGGGGGAGGCAAAATACCTGTCAGTGTGAACGACCACAATCTGCAGAATGTGTTAGATGCCACATTGCAGAAAAAAGGCAACAACTAAAATGTGAACTTGGCAGGGCTTTCCATGATTGGGGATTTGAAAGTATGGGTGAGGAAGTTGCATTTTCATGGactgaggaagaagaaaaaaagtttCGGGATATAGTTTTTAAGAATCAGCCATCTCTAAACAAGAATTTTTGGGAGGAGCTTAACCTCAATTTTCCTTATAAGACAAAGAAAAGCTTAGTTAGCTACTATTTCAATGTGTTTCTCCTGGGATGGAGGAGGTACCAGAACTATGTTACTCCAAAAAATATTGACAGTGATGATGAAGTAACCGAGTTTGACTTCACCagtcattcttttcaaaatcactcGGCTTCCGAATGGGCAATGGATATAGATGAAGATGATGGTCAAATGTTGCATTGA